The proteins below are encoded in one region of Streptomyces roseirectus:
- a CDS encoding streptophobe family protein, which produces MIDSVPARHGWPQALAAVLAGVLTMGLVAGLGLLLAGAGELPDGAFPSVVAATVVTAVGGTVELSGTAGALAGGGAGMSVVPLSVTLAGALVTGAGFLRPLRRRAVAGAVEPAGWAARLAAVWLLALLGLALAARHTFRISLGQGTLGDLADLFGVDPEVGFTTDVPLTLAVGLVWLAGVLLLALLVSPGAPLPGRLLRARETVRPVSHALLVLLLAWVALGALAALGVTVGRGHRAETVAVVLLGLPNLMWLTLTLGLGASWEGRVQGPFGLPMPQVLDEVMRTPDLSTLDLRALAARDGRVWWLLAVEAVLLLAAARVMVRRSPAGTPAWRHGLHLAVGLTLAVLAVFLLCRAEARYGLSLLGIGDLAGGLGGSLDLRPRWWPGLGLAALWGFVAGFVAGALPRRRRRPSPGAGTRS; this is translated from the coding sequence ATGATCGATTCCGTACCCGCCCGGCACGGCTGGCCGCAGGCCCTGGCCGCCGTGCTGGCCGGGGTGCTCACGATGGGGCTCGTGGCGGGGCTGGGGCTGCTGCTGGCGGGGGCCGGGGAGCTGCCTGACGGCGCGTTCCCGAGCGTGGTCGCGGCGACGGTGGTGACGGCGGTCGGCGGGACGGTGGAGCTGTCCGGCACGGCGGGGGCCCTGGCGGGCGGCGGGGCCGGGATGAGCGTGGTCCCGCTGTCGGTGACGCTGGCCGGGGCGCTGGTGACCGGCGCGGGGTTCCTGCGTCCGCTGCGCCGCCGCGCGGTGGCCGGGGCGGTGGAGCCGGCGGGGTGGGCGGCGCGGCTCGCGGCCGTCTGGCTGCTGGCCCTGCTGGGGCTGGCGCTCGCCGCGCGGCACACGTTCCGGATCTCCCTGGGCCAGGGGACGCTGGGCGACCTCGCGGACCTGTTCGGCGTCGACCCGGAGGTTGGGTTCACCACCGACGTGCCGCTCACCCTGGCCGTCGGCCTGGTGTGGCTGGCGGGCGTCCTGCTGCTCGCGCTGCTGGTGTCGCCCGGCGCGCCGCTGCCGGGGCGGCTGCTGCGGGCGCGGGAGACGGTGCGGCCGGTGTCGCACGCGCTCCTCGTGCTGCTCCTGGCGTGGGTCGCCCTCGGGGCGCTCGCCGCGCTGGGGGTGACGGTGGGCCGGGGGCACCGCGCGGAGACGGTCGCCGTGGTGCTGCTGGGCCTGCCGAACCTGATGTGGCTGACGCTGACGCTCGGCCTCGGGGCGAGTTGGGAGGGGCGCGTGCAGGGGCCGTTCGGGCTGCCGATGCCGCAGGTGCTCGACGAGGTGATGCGGACGCCGGACCTGTCCACCCTCGACCTGCGGGCGCTGGCCGCGCGCGACGGGCGGGTGTGGTGGCTGCTCGCGGTGGAGGCGGTGCTGCTGCTCGCGGCGGCCCGCGTGATGGTCCGGCGCTCACCGGCGGGGACCCCCGCCTGGCGGCACGGGCTGCACCTGGCGGTCGGCCTGACGCTCGCCGTCCTCGCGGTGTTCCTCCTGTGCCGCGCCGAGGCCCGTTACGGTCTGTCCCTCCTCGGCATCGGGGACCTCGCCGGCGGTCTCGGCGGCTCACTGGACCTGCGGCCCCGGTGGTGGCCGGGGCTGGGGCTCGCGGCACTGTGGGGGTTCGTGGCCGGGTTCGTCGCGGGGGCGCTGCCCAGAAGACGACGGCGCCCCAGCCCGGGGGCCGGGACACGCTCCTGA
- the mgrA gene encoding L-glyceraldehyde 3-phosphate reductase, whose translation MSYTAHPDRYADMPYRRSGRSGLKLPALSLGLWHNFGPDRSVDTQRSILRRAFDLGITHFDLANNYGPPPGAAESAFGEFLKADFAPYRDEMVISTKAGYLMWPGPYGEWGSRKYVLSSLDQSLKRMGLDYVDIFYSHRPDPETPLEETMGALHSAVQQGKALYVGVSNYSAEQTREAARILGELGTPLLIHQPRYSMLDRRPESGGLLDALDELEVGSIVFSPLEQGVLSSRYLDGIPEGSRAASDSPFLNSDALTEDLVAKLRALNEIAAGRGQTLAQLALAWVLRGGRVTSALVGASSDRQIEDSVGALAHLDFEDAELAQIDKIVNG comes from the coding sequence TTGTCCTACACCGCACACCCCGACCGCTACGCGGACATGCCCTACCGCCGCTCCGGCCGCAGCGGCCTCAAGCTCCCGGCGCTGTCGCTCGGCCTGTGGCACAACTTCGGCCCGGACCGCTCGGTCGACACGCAGCGCTCGATCCTGCGCCGCGCCTTCGACCTCGGCATCACCCACTTCGACCTCGCCAACAACTACGGCCCGCCGCCCGGCGCCGCCGAGTCCGCGTTCGGCGAGTTCCTGAAGGCCGACTTCGCGCCCTACCGCGACGAGATGGTCATCTCGACCAAGGCCGGCTACCTGATGTGGCCCGGCCCGTACGGCGAGTGGGGATCCCGCAAGTACGTACTGTCGTCGCTGGACCAGTCCCTCAAGCGGATGGGCCTCGACTACGTCGACATCTTCTACTCGCACCGCCCCGACCCCGAGACCCCGCTCGAAGAGACCATGGGCGCGCTGCACTCGGCGGTCCAGCAGGGCAAGGCGCTGTACGTCGGCGTCTCCAACTACTCCGCCGAGCAGACCCGCGAGGCCGCCCGCATCCTCGGTGAGCTGGGCACCCCGCTGCTGATCCACCAGCCCCGGTACTCGATGCTCGACCGGCGCCCGGAGAGCGGCGGCCTGCTGGACGCGCTCGACGAGCTGGAGGTCGGCTCGATCGTCTTCTCCCCGCTGGAGCAGGGCGTCCTGTCCTCCCGCTACCTCGACGGCATCCCGGAGGGCTCCCGCGCGGCGAGCGACAGCCCGTTCCTGAACTCCGACGCCCTCACCGAGGACCTGGTCGCCAAGCTCCGCGCGCTGAACGAGATCGCGGCCGGACGCGGCCAGACCCTCGCCCAGCTCGCCCTCGCCTGGGTGCTGCGCGGCGGCCGGGTCACCTCCGCGCTGGTCGGCGCGAGCAGCGACCGGCAGATCGAGGACAGCGTCGGCGCGCTCGCCCACCTGGACTTCGAGGACGCGGAACTCGCGCAGATCGACAAGATCGTGAACGGTTGA
- a CDS encoding LysR family transcriptional regulator translates to MELRHLQHFVAVAEDQHFTRAAERLMVSQSGLSASIRALERELRAPLFVRTTRRVTLTEAGRALLTEAERILAQVRSAHEAVAAVQGVLRGTLSVGAEQCIAGVHPPGLLAAFRRTHPDVEVRLRQHGSTVLAEEVAAGRLDLAFAYRTQDDTDQLRSVSLAVEPMYVLCHPEHRLAGAAAALSCEDVGDEVFVDFHPDWGPRRATDAAFAEAGVRRTVALEVNDVHSLLDLIDENLGVAVVPRHFRHKRPALTALPLKGAGERGYETVALLPPDGARSPAARALMGLLETGGG, encoded by the coding sequence ATGGAACTGCGCCACCTCCAGCACTTCGTCGCGGTCGCCGAGGACCAGCACTTCACCCGGGCCGCCGAACGCCTCATGGTGTCCCAGTCCGGCCTGTCCGCGTCGATCCGCGCCCTGGAGCGGGAACTGCGCGCTCCGCTGTTCGTGCGTACGACCCGCAGGGTGACGCTGACGGAGGCGGGCCGGGCGCTGCTGACGGAGGCCGAGCGCATCCTCGCGCAGGTGAGGTCGGCGCACGAGGCGGTGGCCGCCGTGCAGGGCGTGCTGCGCGGCACGCTGTCCGTCGGCGCCGAGCAGTGCATCGCGGGCGTCCACCCGCCGGGGCTGCTCGCGGCGTTCCGGCGCACCCATCCGGACGTCGAGGTGCGGCTGCGCCAGCACGGCTCGACGGTGCTCGCCGAGGAGGTCGCGGCCGGGCGCCTCGACCTCGCGTTCGCCTACCGGACGCAGGACGACACCGACCAGCTCAGGTCGGTGTCGCTGGCGGTGGAGCCGATGTACGTGCTGTGCCACCCCGAGCACCGGCTTGCGGGCGCGGCCGCCGCACTGAGCTGCGAGGACGTGGGTGACGAGGTGTTCGTCGACTTCCACCCCGACTGGGGGCCGCGCCGGGCGACCGACGCGGCGTTCGCGGAGGCGGGGGTGCGGCGGACCGTCGCCCTGGAGGTCAACGACGTGCACAGCCTGCTCGACCTGATCGACGAGAACCTGGGGGTGGCCGTCGTCCCGAGGCACTTCCGGCACAAGCGGCCCGCGCTCACCGCGCTGCCGCTGAAGGGCGCCGGGGAGCGGGGGTACGAGACGGTGGCGCTGCTGCCGCCGGACGGGGCGCGCAGTCCCGCGGCCCGTGCCCTCATGGGGTTGCTGGAAACCGGGGGCGGCTGA
- a CDS encoding mycothiol transferase, translating to MHAKDILIDGYGRIREEVHAAVAGLDADGLNHRPSPQANSVAWLIWHLTRVQDDHVADAFGLEQVWHAQGWEKLFGLDLPSHDTGYGHGPEQVAQVRVAGANLLTGYYDAVHEQTLEALVTVGAEDLERIVDIRWDPPVSLGVRLVSVLADDLEHAGQAAYLRGLIQSAEE from the coding sequence ATGCATGCGAAGGACATTCTCATCGACGGGTACGGCCGCATCCGGGAAGAGGTCCACGCGGCGGTCGCCGGCCTCGACGCGGACGGACTCAACCACCGGCCCTCTCCCCAGGCCAACTCGGTGGCCTGGCTGATCTGGCATCTCACGCGGGTCCAGGACGACCATGTCGCCGACGCGTTCGGTCTGGAGCAGGTGTGGCACGCGCAGGGGTGGGAGAAGCTGTTCGGCCTCGACCTGCCCTCCCACGACACCGGGTACGGGCACGGGCCCGAGCAGGTGGCGCAGGTGCGGGTGGCCGGGGCGAACCTGCTGACCGGGTACTACGACGCCGTCCACGAACAGACGCTGGAGGCGCTGGTCACGGTGGGCGCGGAGGATCTGGAGCGGATCGTCGACATCCGCTGGGACCCGCCGGTCAGCCTCGGGGTGCGCCTGGTGAGCGTGCTCGCGGACGACCTCGAACACGCCGGCCAGGCGGCCTACCTGCGGGGGCTGATTCAGAGCGCGGAGGAGTAG
- a CDS encoding adenosine deaminase, with the protein MTPTRVDADVIRTLPKAVLHDHLDGGLRPATLVELAAEVGHTLPTTDPDQLAAWFFEAANSGDLVRYIATFDHTLAVLQTREGLLRVAEEYVLDLAADGVVYGEVRYAPELNTRGGLTMREVVETVQEGLAAGMAKAAAAGTPVRVGTLLCGMRMFDRVREAAEMAVAYRDAGVVGFDIAGAEAGFPAADHAEAFAYLRGENVPFTIHAGEADGLSSIHQALQTCGAQRIGHGVRITDDIADLAAGKLGRLAGWVRDRRIALEMCPTSNLQTGAATSIAEHPITALKELGFRVTLNTDNRLVSGTTMTREMALLVEQAGWSTADLRDVTVNALKSAFIPFDERVRLIEDVVLPGYSSAL; encoded by the coding sequence ATGACGCCTACGCGCGTAGACGCCGATGTCATCCGCACCCTCCCCAAAGCCGTCCTGCACGACCACCTCGACGGCGGCCTGCGCCCCGCGACCCTCGTCGAGCTGGCCGCGGAGGTGGGCCACACCCTCCCCACCACCGACCCCGACCAGCTCGCCGCGTGGTTCTTCGAGGCCGCCAACTCCGGTGACCTGGTCCGTTACATCGCGACCTTCGACCACACGCTGGCCGTGCTCCAGACCCGTGAGGGCCTGCTGAGGGTCGCCGAGGAGTACGTCCTCGACCTGGCCGCCGACGGCGTGGTGTACGGCGAGGTCAGGTACGCCCCGGAGCTGAACACGCGCGGCGGGCTGACGATGCGGGAGGTCGTCGAGACCGTGCAGGAAGGGCTCGCGGCCGGCATGGCGAAGGCCGCCGCCGCGGGCACCCCGGTCCGCGTCGGCACCCTGCTGTGCGGCATGCGGATGTTCGACCGCGTCCGCGAGGCCGCCGAGATGGCCGTCGCCTACCGGGACGCGGGCGTCGTCGGCTTCGACATCGCCGGCGCCGAGGCGGGCTTCCCGGCCGCCGACCACGCCGAGGCGTTCGCGTACCTGCGCGGCGAGAACGTGCCGTTCACGATCCACGCGGGCGAGGCCGACGGCCTGTCCAGCATCCACCAGGCCCTCCAGACCTGCGGCGCCCAGCGCATCGGCCACGGCGTGCGCATCACGGACGACATCGCCGACCTCGCCGCCGGCAAGCTCGGCCGCCTCGCCGGCTGGGTCCGCGACCGGCGGATCGCCCTGGAGATGTGCCCCACCTCCAACCTCCAGACCGGCGCCGCCACCTCCATCGCCGAGCACCCGATCACCGCGCTCAAGGAACTCGGCTTCCGCGTCACCCTCAACACCGACAACCGCCTGGTCTCCGGCACGACGATGACGCGCGAGATGGCCCTGCTGGTCGAGCAGGCCGGCTGGAGCACCGCCGACCTGCGCGACGTCACCGTGAACGCCCTCAAGAGCGCGTTCATCCCGTTCGACGAGCGCGTCAGGCTGATCGAGGACGTCGTCCTGCCGGGCTACTCCTCCGCGCTCTGA
- a CDS encoding VOC family protein produces the protein MSRIALVTLVVDDYDEAIRHYTDALGFRLAEDEPRPDGSRWVVVEPGDGGTALLLARAKDDAQSARVGDQTGGRVAFFLHTDDFTRDHTRMTAAGVTFLEAPRHEPYGSVAVFQDLYGNRWDLLQPKG, from the coding sequence ATGTCCCGCATCGCCCTGGTCACCCTCGTCGTCGACGACTACGACGAGGCGATCCGCCACTACACCGACGCCCTCGGCTTCCGCCTCGCCGAGGACGAGCCCCGCCCCGACGGTTCGCGGTGGGTCGTGGTGGAGCCCGGCGACGGCGGCACCGCCCTCCTGCTGGCCCGAGCCAAGGACGACGCCCAGTCCGCCCGCGTCGGCGACCAGACCGGCGGCCGGGTCGCCTTCTTCCTCCACACCGACGACTTCACCCGCGACCACACCCGCATGACCGCCGCCGGCGTCACCTTCCTGGAAGCCCCCCGCCACGAGCCCTACGGCTCGGTCGCCGTCTTCCAGGACCTCTACGGCAACCGCTGGGACCTCCTCCAGCCGAAGGGCTGA
- a CDS encoding pyridoxamine 5'-phosphate oxidase family protein — protein sequence MTITGPVRDFEQRRRDVLARLESESDIWVATAGPDGVPCLVALWFVWHDDCLWLATRFTNPTGRNLRDGGRARLALGDTRDVVLVDGEAESYPLDAVPESAARAFEAKTGWDPRQDAGSYGFFRVRPLEVQAWCEVKELPRRHLMRDGVWLEES from the coding sequence ATGACGATCACCGGCCCGGTCAGGGACTTCGAGCAGCGCAGGCGGGACGTACTGGCCCGGCTGGAGAGCGAGTCGGACATCTGGGTGGCCACGGCGGGCCCGGACGGCGTGCCGTGTCTCGTGGCCCTCTGGTTCGTGTGGCACGACGACTGCCTGTGGCTGGCGACCCGCTTCACGAACCCGACCGGCCGCAACCTGCGCGACGGCGGACGCGCCCGCCTCGCCCTCGGCGACACCCGCGACGTCGTCCTCGTGGACGGCGAGGCCGAGTCCTACCCCCTGGACGCGGTCCCGGAGTCCGCCGCGCGGGCGTTCGAGGCCAAGACGGGGTGGGACCCGCGTCAGGACGCCGGGTCGTACGGGTTCTTCCGCGTCCGCCCGCTGGAGGTGCAGGCGTGGTGCGAGGTGAAGGAGCTGCCGCGCCGGCACCTCATGCGGGACGGGGTGTGGCTGGAAGAAAGCTAG
- a CDS encoding GNAT family N-acetyltransferase, whose protein sequence is MTLRPVREDDLPVLEAFLVEPELAGPFQWFGWADPARFRRRWAEDGMLTPDGGHLTVAAGGAPVGFVAWHKTGVTRAAYYWNMGIQLLPDVRGRGIGTEAQRLLVRYLFAHTTAPRVEADTDIANLAEQRALEKLGFTREGVLRSAAFRDGHWRDLVRYAILRDDPPA, encoded by the coding sequence GTGACGCTGCGACCGGTCCGCGAGGACGACCTCCCGGTCCTGGAGGCGTTCCTGGTCGAACCCGAACTCGCGGGCCCGTTCCAGTGGTTCGGCTGGGCCGACCCCGCGCGGTTCCGCCGCCGCTGGGCCGAGGACGGCATGCTCACCCCCGACGGCGGCCACCTCACTGTCGCCGCCGGCGGGGCGCCCGTCGGGTTCGTCGCCTGGCACAAGACCGGCGTCACCCGCGCCGCGTACTACTGGAACATGGGCATCCAGCTCCTGCCCGACGTACGCGGACGGGGCATCGGCACCGAGGCCCAACGCCTCCTCGTCCGCTACCTGTTCGCCCACACCACCGCCCCACGCGTCGAGGCCGACACCGACATCGCCAACCTCGCCGAACAACGCGCCCTGGAAAAGCTCGGGTTCACCCGCGAGGGCGTCCTGCGCAGCGCCGCGTTCCGCGACGGCCACTGGCGCGACCTCGTCCGCTACGCGATCCTGCGCGACGACCCGCCGGCCTAG
- a CDS encoding aldo/keto reductase, with protein MTPAKITAAASGTWTLGDLPVNRLGLGAMRLTGNGTAFHFGTPSDRDRALGVLRTAVELGVNHIDTAAFYFSALRSANELINTALAPYADDLVIAVKVGPFRDWTGEWGTSARPEDLRGHVEENLRQLGRDHLDLVYLRRMRQDSIAEHFGALAELRQAGLIRHLGVSEIEPRHLAEAQAIAPVVSVQNRYALGRFDPQGEELLRLCGEFGIAFVPYYAIAGDAGAEGATARHDDAVREIAEAHGVGPAQVRLAWTLAQGPHVLAIPGTGNPDHLVENVAAGALRLSEGELARLEEAHRKVAG; from the coding sequence ATGACCCCAGCGAAGATCACAGCGGCCGCCTCCGGCACCTGGACCCTCGGTGACCTGCCGGTCAACCGCCTCGGCCTCGGCGCGATGCGGCTGACCGGCAACGGCACCGCCTTCCACTTCGGCACCCCCAGCGACCGCGACCGCGCGCTCGGCGTCCTGCGCACGGCCGTCGAACTCGGCGTCAACCACATCGACACCGCCGCCTTCTACTTCTCCGCCCTGCGCTCCGCGAACGAACTCATCAACACCGCGCTCGCCCCCTACGCCGACGACCTGGTCATCGCCGTCAAGGTCGGCCCGTTCCGCGACTGGACGGGGGAGTGGGGCACCTCGGCCCGCCCCGAGGACCTGCGCGGCCATGTCGAGGAGAACCTGCGGCAGTTGGGGCGCGACCACCTCGACCTCGTCTACCTGCGCCGGATGCGGCAGGACTCCATCGCCGAACACTTCGGCGCCCTCGCGGAGTTGAGGCAGGCCGGGCTCATCCGCCACCTCGGCGTCTCCGAGATCGAACCCCGCCACCTCGCCGAGGCCCAGGCCATCGCACCCGTCGTCAGCGTCCAGAACCGGTACGCCCTCGGCCGGTTCGACCCCCAGGGCGAGGAACTGCTGCGCCTGTGCGGCGAGTTCGGCATCGCCTTCGTGCCGTACTACGCGATCGCCGGCGACGCCGGAGCGGAGGGCGCCACCGCCCGACACGACGACGCCGTACGGGAGATCGCCGAGGCGCACGGCGTGGGCCCGGCGCAGGTGCGGCTGGCCTGGACGCTGGCCCAGGGGCCCCACGTCCTCGCCATCCCCGGCACCGGGAACCCCGACCACCTCGTCGAGAACGTCGCGGCGGGCGCGCTGCGGCTGAGCGAGGGAGAGCTGGCCCGACTTGAGGAGGCCCACCGTAAAGTAGCGGGGTGA